A stretch of Bordetella genomosp. 13 DNA encodes these proteins:
- the dacB gene encoding D-alanyl-D-alanine carboxypeptidase/D-alanyl-D-alanine endopeptidase — translation MGMLKRWLAAVGLALFACQGQAQALPPELSAIWKKTGLPDSSLSLVVQEVDGQRLAAINSATSRNPASVMKLVTTWAALSELGPNYIWRTELLAEPGARPDARGVLPGPLYLRAGGNPQLMLQDLWTLLRDLRLRGVKQVGDLVIDRSIFGQVGIDPGAFDGAPDRAYNASPDALMVGFGAVRLLFVPDPAARQWVPYVDPPLPGLRIEGNVEWSDVRCPGPPVVTTDPVVTQQGVAVRVGGKVAGSCGEFALYRLAMSQPEYATAVFRQLWTDLGGKFTGQVRAGLVPPDAVLLTAHESQPLGEIIRTINKRSNNVMARTLLLTLGAERGARPATVQSSDMVARSLLEAQGLKMPELVIDNGAGLAREARVSAESLAALLMHAWTSPYMPEFMSSLAISGVDGTVRRRLRGKDGEGMAHLKTGSLRDVRAIAGYVLGASGKRYIVVSMVNHEQAAAVRSFNDALIGWLAEQ, via the coding sequence ATGGGAATGCTGAAACGTTGGCTGGCGGCCGTGGGGTTGGCGCTGTTCGCCTGCCAGGGCCAGGCGCAGGCGCTGCCGCCGGAGCTGTCGGCGATCTGGAAGAAGACCGGCCTGCCGGACAGTTCGCTGTCCCTGGTCGTGCAGGAAGTGGACGGACAGCGGCTGGCGGCCATCAACTCCGCCACCTCGCGCAACCCCGCCTCGGTGATGAAGCTGGTCACCACATGGGCCGCGTTGTCCGAATTGGGGCCGAACTACATCTGGCGCACCGAACTGCTGGCCGAGCCGGGCGCCCGCCCCGACGCCCGCGGCGTGCTGCCCGGCCCGCTGTACCTGCGCGCCGGCGGCAACCCTCAGCTGATGCTGCAAGACCTGTGGACGCTGCTGCGCGACCTGCGGCTGCGCGGGGTGAAGCAGGTCGGCGACCTGGTCATCGACCGCAGCATCTTCGGCCAGGTGGGCATCGATCCCGGCGCCTTCGACGGCGCGCCGGACCGTGCCTATAACGCCAGTCCCGACGCATTGATGGTGGGCTTCGGTGCGGTGCGCCTGCTTTTCGTGCCGGACCCCGCCGCGCGGCAGTGGGTGCCCTACGTCGACCCGCCGCTGCCCGGCTTGCGCATCGAGGGCAATGTCGAATGGAGCGACGTGCGCTGCCCGGGGCCGCCCGTGGTGACGACCGACCCGGTCGTCACGCAGCAGGGCGTGGCCGTGCGCGTGGGCGGCAAGGTGGCCGGATCGTGCGGCGAATTCGCCTTGTATCGACTTGCCATGTCGCAGCCCGAGTACGCCACGGCGGTGTTCCGCCAGCTGTGGACCGACCTGGGCGGCAAGTTCACCGGACAGGTGCGCGCGGGCCTCGTGCCGCCCGACGCCGTGCTGCTGACGGCCCACGAGTCCCAGCCGCTGGGCGAGATCATCCGCACGATCAACAAGCGCAGCAACAACGTGATGGCGCGCACGCTGCTGCTGACCCTGGGCGCGGAGCGCGGCGCGCGCCCGGCCACGGTGCAGAGCAGCGACATGGTCGCGCGTTCGCTGCTCGAGGCGCAGGGCCTGAAAATGCCGGAACTCGTCATCGACAATGGCGCCGGCCTGGCGCGCGAGGCCCGCGTCTCGGCCGAGAGCCTGGCCGCGCTGCTGATGCACGCGTGGACCTCGCCCTACATGCCCGAGTTCATGTCGTCGCTGGCGATCTCCGGCGTGGACGGCACGGTGCGCCGCCGCCTGCGCGGCAAGGACGGCGAGGGCATGGCGCACCTGAAGACGGGCTCGCTGCGCGACGTGCGCGCGATCGCTGGCTACGTGCTGGGAGCCAGCGGCAAGCGCTACATCGTGGTCAGCATGGTCAACCACGAGCAGGCGGCAGCCGTGCGCTCGTTCAACGATGCGCTGATCGGCTGGCTGGCCGAACAGTAG
- the upp gene encoding uracil phosphoribosyltransferase, with protein sequence MPVHEIRHPLIRHKLGIMRRADLSTKSFRELSQEVGALLTYEASKDMPLTEAEVEGWCGTVKVEKIAGKKVTVVPILRAGIGMLDGVLSLIPGAKVSVVGVARNEETLQAHTYVERLVGELDQRLALIVDPMLATGGSMLATIDMLKRAGCREIRALVLVAAPQGVEAVLSQHPDVHIYTASIDERLNENGYIIPGLGDAGDRIFGTKQKGE encoded by the coding sequence ATGCCCGTGCACGAAATCCGCCATCCGCTGATCCGCCACAAGCTCGGCATCATGCGTCGCGCCGACCTCAGCACCAAGAGCTTCCGGGAACTGTCCCAAGAGGTGGGCGCGCTGCTGACCTACGAGGCGTCCAAGGACATGCCCCTGACCGAGGCCGAGGTCGAGGGCTGGTGCGGCACGGTGAAGGTCGAGAAGATCGCCGGCAAGAAAGTGACCGTGGTGCCCATCCTGCGCGCCGGCATCGGCATGCTGGACGGCGTGCTCAGCCTCATCCCGGGCGCCAAGGTCAGCGTGGTGGGCGTGGCCCGCAACGAAGAAACCCTGCAGGCGCACACCTACGTCGAACGCCTGGTGGGCGAACTGGACCAGCGCCTGGCGCTGATCGTCGATCCCATGCTGGCCACCGGCGGATCGATGCTGGCCACCATCGACATGTTGAAGCGCGCGGGCTGCCGCGAGATCCGCGCGCTGGTGCTGGTCGCCGCGCCGCAGGGCGTCGAGGCCGTGCTGTCGCAACATCCCGACGTGCACATCTACACGGCGTCCATCGACGAGCGCCTCAACGAGAACGGCTACATCATCCCCGGCCTGGGCGACGCGGGCGACCGGATTTTCGGTACGAAGCAGAAGGGCGAGTAG
- the cysG gene encoding siroheme synthase CysG: protein MKLFPIFADLQGRRVLVVGGGSVAARKVRALQEAGAEVRVGAPDLEPELAGQAADGRIVHVPGRFEASWLDDAWLVVAATDDREVNAAVDAAARERRIFCNVVDDAELSSFQVPAIVDRSPLVLAISSSGVAPVLARRLRERLESLLDHALGPLAELAARHRPRIRAALPDLGQRRRFYDWLLDGPVAGWLRQQQPAQAEAELQQALDRGWPQQPGSVVLVGAGPGDPGLLTLKALRALNEADVILHDRLASADVLALARRDADRISVGKLPGENHDATQARIHALMAEHARVGRRVVRLKGGDAFIFGRGGEELEFLREQGIRYEVVPGITAALACAAYAGIPLTHRDHAQSVRLVTAHCRQDEDTLDWDGLARSHQTLAFYMGVGQLERLAERLVAHGRAPDTPFALVENGSRPEQRVVAGKLADMAALARTHQVHAPALLIVGEVAGLADKLHWFGSTAG from the coding sequence ATGAAGCTCTTTCCGATATTTGCCGACCTGCAGGGACGGCGCGTGCTGGTGGTGGGAGGCGGCAGCGTGGCCGCCCGCAAAGTGCGCGCGCTGCAAGAGGCCGGCGCCGAGGTGCGTGTAGGCGCCCCGGATCTCGAACCCGAGCTGGCGGGGCAGGCGGCCGATGGCCGCATCGTGCACGTGCCCGGCCGTTTCGAAGCGTCCTGGCTGGACGACGCCTGGCTGGTGGTAGCCGCCACCGACGACCGGGAGGTCAACGCGGCGGTGGATGCCGCGGCCCGCGAGCGCCGCATCTTCTGCAACGTGGTCGACGACGCCGAGCTGTCGTCCTTCCAGGTGCCCGCCATCGTGGACCGTTCGCCGCTGGTGCTGGCCATCTCATCCTCGGGCGTGGCGCCGGTGCTGGCGCGCCGCCTGCGCGAGCGCCTGGAATCGCTGCTGGACCATGCGCTGGGCCCGCTGGCCGAACTGGCGGCGCGCCACCGGCCGCGCATCCGCGCCGCCCTGCCCGACCTGGGCCAGCGCCGCCGCTTCTACGACTGGCTGCTGGACGGCCCCGTGGCCGGATGGCTGCGGCAGCAGCAGCCCGCGCAGGCCGAGGCGGAACTGCAGCAGGCGCTGGACCGCGGCTGGCCGCAGCAGCCGGGCAGCGTGGTGCTGGTGGGCGCGGGGCCGGGCGATCCCGGCCTGCTGACGTTGAAGGCGCTGCGCGCCTTGAACGAGGCCGACGTCATCCTGCACGACCGCCTGGCCAGCGCCGACGTCCTGGCGCTGGCGCGCCGCGACGCCGACCGCATTTCGGTGGGCAAGCTGCCCGGCGAGAATCACGACGCCACGCAGGCGCGCATCCATGCGCTGATGGCCGAGCATGCGCGGGTCGGCCGGCGCGTGGTCCGCCTGAAAGGCGGCGACGCCTTCATCTTCGGCCGGGGCGGCGAGGAACTCGAATTCCTGCGCGAGCAAGGCATACGCTATGAGGTCGTTCCGGGCATCACCGCGGCGCTGGCCTGCGCGGCCTACGCAGGCATTCCGCTGACGCATCGCGACCATGCGCAGTCCGTACGGCTGGTGACCGCGCACTGCCGCCAGGACGAGGACACGCTGGATTGGGACGGACTGGCCCGCAGCCACCAGACGCTGGCGTTCTACATGGGCGTGGGGCAGCTTGAGCGGCTGGCCGAGCGCCTGGTCGCGCATGGCCGCGCGCCGGATACGCCATTCGCGCTGGTGGAGAACGGCAGCCGGCCGGAGCAGCGCGTGGTCGCGGGCAAGCTGGCCGACATGGCGGCCCTGGCCCGGACTCACCAGGTGCATGCCCCCGCGCTGCTGATCGTGGGAGAGGTGGCGGGGCTCGCCGACAAGCTGCACTGGTTCGGCAGCACCGCCGGCTAG
- a CDS encoding CmpA/NrtA family ABC transporter substrate-binding protein: MPSRPGPSAADPQRRRWLAGAARAAAGAGLLGLVDPLVRAGAWAAGSDAPETPEVRIGFIPLTDCASVVMASVLGIDKKYGVRIVPSKEASWAAVRDKLLNGELELAHVLYGLVYGLQMGVGGPRKDMAALMSLNQNGQSITLSRQLLQAGARDGESLAGLMAKDKRDYGFAHTFPTGTHAMWLYYWLAAYGIDPLRDVRAITVPPPQMVANMRVGNMDGFCVGEPWGARAILDKIGFTACTTQQIWPDHPEKVLGATAEFVQRNPNTARAVTAAIIEAGQWIDASPENRRKTAETIAARAYVNTDAAGIIDRMQGRYDDGAGRQWDDEHPMRFYGGGEASFPYLSDGMWFLTQQKRWGLLKDHPDYLAVARQVNRIDVYRQAAQAAGATLPATEMRKSTLIDGTVWDGGNPAAYADGFKIKAA; the protein is encoded by the coding sequence ATGCCGTCCCGCCCTGGGCCGTCTGCAGCAGATCCGCAACGCCGCCGGTGGCTGGCCGGCGCCGCCCGCGCCGCCGCGGGCGCCGGCTTGCTCGGTTTGGTCGACCCGCTGGTGCGCGCCGGCGCATGGGCAGCGGGCAGCGACGCGCCGGAGACGCCGGAGGTACGCATCGGCTTCATTCCCCTGACCGACTGCGCCTCGGTGGTGATGGCCTCGGTGCTGGGCATCGACAAGAAGTATGGCGTCAGGATCGTGCCCTCCAAGGAGGCTTCGTGGGCGGCCGTTCGAGACAAGCTGCTCAACGGTGAACTCGAACTCGCGCACGTCCTGTATGGCCTGGTGTACGGCCTGCAGATGGGCGTCGGCGGCCCGAGGAAGGACATGGCGGCGCTGATGAGCCTGAATCAGAACGGGCAGTCCATCACACTGTCGCGCCAGTTGCTACAGGCCGGCGCGCGCGATGGCGAGTCCCTGGCCGGGCTGATGGCCAAGGACAAGCGCGACTACGGTTTCGCGCATACGTTTCCCACCGGCACCCATGCGATGTGGCTGTATTACTGGCTGGCCGCCTACGGCATCGATCCGCTGCGCGACGTGCGAGCCATCACCGTGCCGCCGCCCCAGATGGTGGCCAACATGCGCGTAGGCAACATGGACGGCTTCTGCGTGGGCGAACCGTGGGGCGCGCGCGCCATCCTGGACAAGATCGGCTTCACGGCCTGCACCACCCAGCAGATATGGCCGGATCACCCCGAGAAGGTACTGGGCGCCACGGCCGAGTTCGTGCAGCGCAATCCCAACACGGCGCGCGCCGTCACCGCGGCGATCATCGAGGCGGGCCAGTGGATCGACGCATCGCCCGAGAACCGCCGCAAGACCGCCGAGACGATCGCCGCGCGCGCCTACGTCAACACCGATGCCGCGGGCATCATCGACCGCATGCAGGGCCGCTACGACGACGGCGCCGGCCGGCAGTGGGACGACGAACATCCCATGCGCTTCTACGGCGGCGGCGAGGCCAGCTTCCCGTACCTCAGCGACGGCATGTGGTTCCTGACGCAGCAGAAGCGCTGGGGCCTGCTGAAAGACCACCCCGACTATCTGGCGGTGGCGCGGCAGGTCAACCGCATCGACGTGTACAGGCAGGCGGCCCAGGCGGCCGGCGCAACGCTGCCCGCCACTGAAATGCGCAAATCCACTTTGATCGACGGCACCGTGTGGGACGGCGGCAATCCCGCGGCCTATGCCGACGGCTTCAAGATAAAGGCGGCCTGA
- the ntrB gene encoding nitrate ABC transporter permease produces the protein MSHSVQQTLSASAMPRTAVPVRTPFLREAFEPAARRVLGALAGFAVFVLAWQCIALLVPEIPTPGKTWDAAARLFADPFYDNGPNDKGVGWNVLASLRRVGLGFGLAALVGIPAGFIMGRYAVAGAMASPIVSLLRPVSPLAWLPLGLLLFKAADPAAIWAIFICSIWPMVINTAAGVARVPQDYLNVARVLNLSEWKVVTRVLLPAVLPHILTGVRLSIGTAWLVIVAAEMLTGGTGIGFWLWDEWNNLKVEHIVVAIFVIGVVGLLLELALLRLARRFAYVEE, from the coding sequence ATGTCCCACTCCGTACAACAGACCCTGTCCGCGTCCGCCATGCCGCGCACAGCCGTTCCCGTGCGCACACCCTTTCTGCGCGAGGCCTTCGAGCCCGCTGCGCGCCGCGTGCTGGGGGCGCTGGCCGGTTTCGCGGTGTTCGTGCTCGCCTGGCAATGCATCGCGCTGCTGGTGCCCGAAATACCCACGCCGGGCAAGACCTGGGATGCGGCCGCGCGCCTGTTCGCCGATCCGTTCTACGACAACGGCCCCAACGACAAGGGCGTGGGATGGAACGTGCTTGCCTCGCTGCGGCGCGTGGGCCTGGGATTCGGGCTGGCCGCGCTGGTCGGCATCCCGGCCGGCTTCATCATGGGCCGCTATGCCGTGGCCGGCGCCATGGCGTCTCCCATCGTCAGCCTGCTGCGTCCCGTGTCGCCGCTTGCGTGGCTGCCCCTGGGCCTGCTGCTGTTCAAGGCCGCCGATCCCGCCGCCATCTGGGCCATCTTCATCTGTTCGATCTGGCCCATGGTCATCAACACCGCCGCCGGCGTGGCGCGGGTGCCGCAGGATTACCTGAACGTGGCGCGCGTGCTCAACCTGTCGGAATGGAAGGTGGTCACCCGCGTGCTGCTGCCGGCCGTGCTGCCTCACATCCTGACGGGCGTGCGGCTGTCCATCGGCACCGCCTGGCTGGTGATCGTGGCCGCGGAGATGCTGACCGGCGGCACGGGCATCGGCTTCTGGCTGTGGGACGAATGGAACAACCTGAAGGTGGAACACATCGTCGTCGCCATTTTCGTGATCGGCGTCGTCGGCCTGCTGCTGGAACTGGCGCTGCTGCGGTTGGCGCGCCGATTCGCATACGTCGAGGAGTGA
- a CDS encoding ABC transporter ATP-binding protein encodes MQKSLRIENVGQVFVARGEPFVALRDIDLTVDPGEFVTLIGHSGCGKSTLLNLIAGLARPTSGVLLCAEREITGPGPDRAMVFQNHSLLPWLTCLQNVHLAVESVFGGRESRARLTERAQAALDLVGLSAARDKLPREISGGMKQRVGIARALAIEPRVLLMDEPFGALDALTRAHLQDELLRIVAETGSTVVMVTHDVDEAVLLSDRIVMLTNGPAATIGDILSVDLPRPRDRVALAGDAGYQACRAAVVDFLYRRYAHPSSRQTAGQGGAAALQHA; translated from the coding sequence ATGCAGAAATCCCTGCGCATCGAGAACGTCGGGCAAGTCTTCGTCGCCCGCGGCGAACCCTTCGTGGCCCTGCGCGACATCGACCTGACGGTGGACCCCGGCGAGTTCGTCACGCTGATCGGCCATTCGGGCTGCGGCAAGTCGACACTGTTGAACCTGATCGCAGGCCTGGCGCGGCCCACCTCCGGCGTGCTGCTGTGCGCCGAGCGCGAGATCACCGGGCCGGGGCCCGACCGCGCCATGGTCTTCCAGAACCATTCGCTGCTGCCGTGGCTGACCTGCCTGCAGAACGTCCACCTGGCGGTCGAAAGCGTGTTCGGCGGGCGCGAGAGCCGTGCCCGGCTGACCGAGCGCGCGCAGGCCGCGCTGGATCTGGTGGGACTCTCGGCGGCGCGCGACAAGCTTCCGCGCGAGATCTCGGGCGGCATGAAGCAGCGCGTGGGCATCGCGCGCGCATTGGCCATCGAGCCGCGCGTGCTGCTGATGGACGAGCCGTTCGGGGCGCTGGACGCGCTGACGCGCGCGCACCTGCAGGACGAGCTGCTGCGCATCGTCGCCGAGACGGGCAGTACGGTCGTCATGGTGACTCATGACGTGGACGAGGCTGTGCTGCTGTCCGATCGCATTGTCATGCTGACCAACGGCCCGGCGGCCACCATCGGCGACATCCTGTCCGTAGACCTGCCGCGCCCGCGGGACCGCGTGGCGCTGGCCGGCGACGCCGGCTACCAGGCGTGCCGCGCGGCGGTGGTCGACTTCCTGTATCGGCGCTACGCGCATCCCTCGTCGCGGCAAACGGCCGGGCAGGGCGGCGCGGCAGCGCTGCAGCATGCCTGA
- a CDS encoding nitrate reductase, which yields MRTVSSVCCYCGTGCGVRVQASADRVLAVTGDPDHPSSQGRLCSKGRALADTVRRDDARVLQAEWRARRDAARIPLALDDALDAAAGRLADAIARHGPDSVGFYLSGQLLTEDYAVFNKLARGLVGTNNIDTNSRLCMSSAVSAYKKTLGADAPPACYDDLEAADVVLIAGSNMAYAHPVLFRRLEAAKAARPDLKIMVIDPRRTDTAALADLHLPIAPGTDVALFQAMLHVMARDELLDRDYIARHTQGFPALAARIRDCTPRAAQAVCGVPAADIEQAARWFGRAGAALSLYTMGLNQSSSGTAKNAALIHLHLATGQIGRPGAGPFSLTGQPNAMGGREAGGMATLLPGHRDPADAAHRAEVAAAWGVDRLPDKPGLPALQMFDAVLDGRIKVLWIAATNPAQSLPDQARVRRALRAAEFVIVQEAYADAETLDYADLVLPAATWPEKNGTVTNSERRISRVRAAVAPPGSARPDWRLACGVARRLAMRIAPHKAALFDYAGEAEVFAEHARLTAGRDLDYSALDYAALESGPRQWPLRDGMDTARLYADGRFPTPDGRARFVDVTYEPVADAVSSEFPLRLTTGRLRDHWHTMSRTGLSATLVQHVEEPWISLHPHDMRELALDEDALVRVRSRRGAIVLPARADESLEPGRAFLPMHWGSGFMAGDGVNALTNPARDPISHQPELKHSAVSVAAARLPWQAMGWLRGDAAALRRALRPWLARFAYAVLLPSALGGGSLRLRLAAEAAPDAVLLQELARALRLSRPAAAFDDPARGMLRRAGLDAAGRPDAFMLAGDLRAQSAMLAWADCGQAPAGLARLLMGRGAAVARGRTVCACMGVSDAAIAAGIAAGLDLDGLKAQLGCGTGCGSCVPEIRGMLRRRIPATAASAGSAI from the coding sequence ATGCGCACGGTGTCCTCGGTCTGCTGCTATTGCGGCACAGGCTGCGGCGTGCGCGTGCAGGCGAGCGCGGACCGGGTGCTGGCCGTGACGGGCGATCCGGACCATCCGTCCAGCCAGGGCCGGCTGTGCAGCAAAGGCCGTGCGCTGGCCGACACCGTGCGGCGCGACGACGCGCGCGTGCTCCAGGCCGAATGGCGCGCACGGCGCGACGCGGCACGCATTCCGCTGGCGCTAGACGATGCGCTGGACGCGGCGGCCGGACGGTTGGCCGATGCCATCGCGCGGCACGGGCCGGACTCGGTGGGCTTCTACCTGTCGGGCCAATTGCTGACCGAGGACTACGCCGTCTTCAACAAACTGGCGCGAGGGCTGGTCGGCACCAACAACATCGACACGAATTCGCGGCTGTGCATGTCCAGCGCGGTGTCGGCCTACAAGAAGACGCTGGGCGCCGACGCCCCGCCGGCCTGTTACGACGATCTGGAGGCCGCCGACGTCGTGCTGATCGCCGGTTCGAACATGGCGTATGCGCATCCGGTGCTGTTTCGCCGGCTGGAGGCGGCCAAGGCCGCGCGGCCGGACCTGAAGATCATGGTGATCGACCCGCGTCGCACCGACACGGCCGCGTTGGCCGACCTGCACCTGCCCATCGCGCCCGGCACCGACGTGGCGCTGTTCCAGGCCATGCTGCACGTGATGGCGCGCGACGAACTGCTCGACCGGGATTACATCGCGCGCCACACGCAGGGCTTTCCGGCCCTTGCGGCGCGCATCCGCGACTGTACGCCGCGGGCTGCCCAGGCCGTATGCGGCGTGCCCGCGGCGGACATCGAGCAGGCTGCGCGCTGGTTCGGCCGCGCCGGCGCCGCGCTGTCGCTGTACACCATGGGATTGAATCAGTCGTCCAGCGGCACCGCCAAGAACGCCGCGTTGATCCACCTGCATCTTGCCACCGGCCAGATCGGCCGGCCGGGGGCCGGCCCGTTCTCTCTGACCGGACAGCCCAATGCCATGGGCGGGCGCGAGGCGGGCGGCATGGCCACGCTGCTGCCGGGCCATCGCGACCCTGCCGATGCGGCGCACCGCGCGGAAGTCGCCGCGGCCTGGGGCGTGGACCGCCTGCCGGACAAGCCCGGACTGCCGGCCTTGCAGATGTTCGACGCCGTGCTGGACGGGCGCATCAAGGTACTGTGGATCGCGGCCACCAATCCGGCGCAGTCGCTGCCCGACCAGGCGCGCGTGCGCCGTGCGCTGCGGGCGGCCGAGTTCGTCATCGTCCAGGAGGCGTACGCCGACGCCGAGACGCTGGACTATGCCGACCTGGTACTGCCGGCCGCCACCTGGCCGGAGAAAAACGGCACGGTGACCAATTCCGAAAGGCGCATCAGCCGCGTGCGCGCCGCCGTGGCGCCGCCGGGCAGCGCCCGGCCCGATTGGCGCCTGGCCTGCGGCGTGGCGCGCCGGCTGGCCATGCGGATCGCGCCGCACAAGGCTGCGTTGTTCGACTATGCCGGCGAGGCCGAGGTGTTCGCCGAACATGCCCGTCTCACCGCCGGCCGCGACCTGGACTACAGCGCGCTGGACTATGCCGCACTGGAGAGCGGTCCGCGCCAGTGGCCGTTGCGCGACGGCATGGACACCGCGCGGCTGTACGCCGACGGCCGTTTTCCCACGCCGGACGGACGTGCGCGCTTTGTCGACGTCACATACGAGCCGGTGGCCGATGCGGTGTCGAGCGAGTTTCCGCTGCGGCTGACCACCGGCCGGCTGCGCGATCACTGGCACACCATGAGCCGTACCGGCTTGTCCGCCACGCTGGTGCAGCACGTCGAGGAGCCGTGGATTTCGCTGCATCCGCATGACATGCGGGAGCTGGCCCTGGACGAGGACGCGCTGGTGCGGGTACGGTCGCGGCGCGGCGCCATCGTGCTGCCCGCGCGCGCGGACGAGAGCCTCGAGCCCGGGCGCGCCTTTCTGCCCATGCACTGGGGCAGCGGCTTCATGGCCGGTGACGGCGTCAATGCGCTGACCAATCCCGCGCGCGACCCGATATCGCACCAGCCCGAACTGAAGCACAGCGCGGTCTCGGTGGCGGCAGCGCGGCTGCCATGGCAGGCGATGGGATGGCTGCGCGGCGACGCCGCCGCGTTGCGGCGCGCGCTCAGGCCCTGGCTGGCAAGGTTTGCGTACGCGGTGCTGCTGCCCTCGGCGCTTGGAGGCGGCAGCCTGCGGCTGCGCCTGGCCGCCGAGGCGGCGCCGGACGCGGTGCTGTTGCAGGAGCTGGCGCGGGCGTTGCGCCTGTCCCGGCCGGCGGCCGCCTTCGACGATCCCGCACGCGGCATGCTGCGCCGTGCGGGGCTGGACGCAGCGGGGCGCCCGGACGCTTTCATGCTGGCGGGCGACCTGCGTGCGCAATCGGCAATGCTGGCCTGGGCCGACTGCGGGCAGGCCCCGGCAGGGCTGGCGCGCCTGTTGATGGGACGCGGCGCCGCCGTGGCCCGCGGCCGCACCGTCTGCGCCTGCATGGGCGTCAGCGATGCCGCCATCGCTGCCGGCATCGCAGCCGGCCTGGACCTTGACGGGCTCAAGGCGCAGCTGGGTTGCGGCACCGGCTGCGGCTCGTGCGTGCCCGAGATACGCGGCATGCTGCGGCGCCGGATCCCGGCGACCGCTGCAAGCGCCGGCTCGGCTATTTGA
- a CDS encoding TRAP transporter large permease, with protein sequence MEFLIANMAPIMFATLVVFLLLGFPVAFALAANGILFGLIGMELGLLNASLFQALPQRVFGILANDTLLAIPFFTLMGLILERSGMAEDLLETIGQLFGTVRGGLAIAVVFVGAMLAATTGVVSASVISMGLISLPIMLRYGYDRRLASGIIAASGTLSQIIPPSLVLIILADQLGRSIGDMYRGAILPGFLLAGIYIVYVVVVSYLKPGSAPALPESARAFREPNGRRGDRSLVVLMTISALSAYVITDLIESDTAPVDEQIVLSLLIWGLTAFIIAGTNKLLRLGLLSKLAERVTFVMIPPLFLIFLVLGTIFIGVATPTEGGAMGAVGAIIMAVSRGRLTLALLKQAMDTTTKLSTFVVFILVGSTVFGLTFRGVNGDLWVEHLLVGLPGGEYGFLIAVSVLTFVLAFFLDFFELAFIIVPLLGPVADKLGIDLIWFGVLLAVNMQTSFMHPPFGFALFYLRSVAPKSRYRDKVTGKTIEPVTTGQIYWGSVPFIVIQLAMVAAVMAFPGLVMHYKGDAPEIDASKVKIEIQGDYGGGGIYGSEDPAAGFK encoded by the coding sequence ATGGAATTTCTCATCGCCAACATGGCCCCCATCATGTTCGCCACCCTGGTGGTGTTCCTGCTGCTGGGCTTTCCGGTGGCCTTCGCGCTGGCCGCCAACGGGATCCTGTTCGGCCTGATCGGCATGGAACTGGGCCTGCTGAATGCCTCGCTGTTCCAGGCGCTGCCCCAGCGCGTCTTCGGCATTCTCGCCAACGACACCCTGCTGGCCATCCCGTTCTTCACCCTGATGGGCCTGATTCTCGAACGGTCCGGCATGGCAGAGGATCTGCTCGAGACCATCGGCCAGCTGTTCGGCACGGTGCGCGGCGGCCTGGCCATCGCGGTCGTGTTCGTGGGCGCGATGCTCGCGGCCACCACCGGCGTGGTGTCGGCCTCGGTCATCTCCATGGGCCTGATCTCGCTGCCCATCATGCTGCGCTACGGCTATGACAGGCGGCTGGCCTCGGGCATCATCGCGGCTTCGGGCACGCTGTCGCAGATCATCCCGCCCTCGCTGGTGCTGATCATCCTGGCCGACCAGCTGGGCCGCTCGATCGGCGACATGTACCGCGGCGCCATCCTGCCGGGCTTCCTGCTGGCCGGCATCTACATCGTCTATGTCGTGGTGGTGTCCTATCTCAAGCCCGGTTCGGCGCCGGCGCTGCCGGAGTCGGCGCGTGCCTTCCGCGAGCCCAACGGCCGGCGGGGCGACCGCTCGCTGGTGGTGCTGATGACCATCTCGGCGCTGTCGGCCTACGTGATCACCGACCTGATCGAATCCGACACGGCGCCCGTCGACGAACAGATCGTGCTGTCGCTGCTCATCTGGGGCCTGACCGCCTTCATCATCGCGGGTACCAACAAGCTGTTGAGGCTGGGGCTGTTGTCCAAGCTGGCCGAGCGCGTCACGTTCGTGATGATCCCGCCGCTGTTCCTGATCTTCCTGGTGCTGGGCACCATCTTCATCGGCGTGGCCACGCCGACCGAAGGCGGCGCCATGGGCGCCGTGGGGGCGATCATCATGGCCGTGAGCCGCGGACGGCTCACGCTGGCCCTGCTGAAGCAGGCCATGGACACCACGACGAAGCTGTCCACGTTCGTGGTGTTCATCCTGGTCGGCTCGACGGTGTTCGGCCTGACTTTCCGCGGCGTGAACGGCGACCTGTGGGTGGAGCACCTGCTGGTGGGCCTGCCCGGCGGCGAATACGGGTTCCTCATCGCCGTCAGCGTGCTGACCTTCGTCCTGGCGTTCTTCCTCGACTTCTTCGAGCTGGCCTTCATCATCGTGCCGCTGCTCGGGCCGGTGGCCGACAAGCTCGGCATCGACCTGATCTGGTTCGGCGTGCTGCTGGCGGTGAACATGCAGACCTCGTTCATGCATCCGCCGTTCGGCTTCGCGCTGTTCTACCTGCGCTCGGTCGCGCCGAAGAGCCGCTATCGCGACAAGGTCACCGGCAAGACCATCGAGCCGGTGACCACGGGGCAGATCTACTGGGGCTCGGTGCCGTTCATCGTGATCCAGCTGGCCATGGTGGCGGCGGTGATGGCCTTCCCCGGCCTGGTGATGCACTACAAGGGCGACGCGCCCGAGATCGACGCCAGCAAGGTCAAGATCGAGATCCAGGGCGACTACGGCGGCGGCGGCATCTACGGAAGCGAGGATCCGGCCGCCGGCTTCAAATAG